A genomic region of Planococcus kocurii contains the following coding sequences:
- the egtB gene encoding ergothioneine biosynthesis protein EgtB: protein MKAVENTSIAERFAEIRGVTMKLIEPLEMEDFIIQSHEDVSPAKWHIAHTTWFFERMILKEFKSDYQEFNSTFDFLFNSYYNTIGPYQPRHQRGVLSRPTVNQVIEYRNYVDQQVSNLLAESASETKEEIEALIYMGLQHEQQHQELILMDIKYNFFVNPLFPTYTETEKRPVSKQQESQFVEFEGGLVEIGHDGNGFAFDNESPRHKVWLEPFKLATKPVTNGEFLEFINSGGYEKPEYWLSDGWSIVKEHNWKAPLYWLKDKQQHWQIFTLAGIQDLELDEPVSHISFYEADAFSRWKGKRLPTEAEWEYASQSVAIHGNTLDEGVYHPVASSSDSQSELLSKMFGDVWEWTASAYSPYPGSKPLEGALGEYNAKFMCNQMILRGGSCATPLKHIRETYRNFFPPEKRWQFSGFRLAQDQN from the coding sequence ATGAAAGCAGTAGAAAATACGTCTATAGCAGAGCGCTTTGCAGAAATTAGAGGCGTTACGATGAAACTAATTGAGCCTTTAGAAATGGAAGATTTTATCATTCAATCCCACGAAGATGTGAGTCCAGCAAAGTGGCATATTGCCCATACCACCTGGTTTTTCGAGCGTATGATTTTAAAAGAATTTAAATCGGATTACCAAGAATTCAATTCGACTTTTGATTTTTTGTTTAATTCGTATTACAACACGATTGGACCTTATCAACCACGCCACCAACGTGGCGTGCTATCACGACCGACTGTAAATCAAGTTATTGAATATCGCAATTATGTGGATCAGCAAGTAAGTAACTTACTTGCTGAATCAGCTAGTGAAACAAAGGAAGAAATAGAAGCTTTAATATATATGGGCCTTCAACACGAACAACAGCATCAGGAATTGATCTTAATGGATATAAAATACAACTTTTTTGTTAATCCACTTTTTCCTACGTATACAGAAACTGAAAAACGTCCAGTAAGTAAACAGCAGGAATCGCAGTTTGTTGAGTTTGAGGGAGGATTGGTCGAAATCGGTCACGACGGGAATGGCTTTGCGTTTGATAACGAAAGTCCGCGTCACAAGGTTTGGCTTGAACCTTTCAAATTGGCAACAAAACCTGTAACCAATGGAGAATTTCTTGAATTTATAAATTCCGGAGGCTATGAAAAACCGGAATATTGGCTTTCTGATGGTTGGAGTATAGTCAAAGAACACAATTGGAAAGCACCACTTTATTGGCTGAAAGACAAACAACAGCACTGGCAAATCTTTACCTTAGCGGGCATACAGGACCTAGAACTCGATGAACCGGTTAGTCATATTAGTTTTTACGAAGCAGATGCTTTTAGTAGATGGAAAGGCAAAAGGTTACCTACTGAAGCTGAATGGGAATATGCTTCTCAAAGTGTTGCTATTCATGGAAATACGTTGGATGAGGGAGTTTACCATCCTGTAGCAAGCAGTAGCGATTCACAAAGTGAATTGTTGTCTAAGATGTTCGGAGATGTATGGGAATGGACTGCCAGTGCCTATTCACCGTATCCAGGAAGTAAACCGTTAGAAGGTGCATTAGGTGAATACAATGCAAAATTCATGTGCAACCAAATGATTCTTCGCGGAGGTTCATGCGCAACGCCGCTAAAACATATCCGAGAAACATACCGAAATTTTTTCCCGCCAGAAAAAAGATGGCAATTTAGTGGGTTTAGACTAGCACAAGACCAAAATTAA
- a CDS encoding RrF2 family transcriptional regulator — protein MQLTKGVEQAICIIVLLATQESSAPLASDEISKRLGVSPSYMKKITRKLVVQGIAVSVPGNNGGVSLAKSATHITMLDVIEAMEGPIQLYPDTGLIRLAFKDGEYAQKGQEILKNVFSQGDRLLIEYLSKVTAADLLKEGLGTSNLPTLNWNRETLSDVLKKEQDDLK, from the coding sequence ATGCAGCTAACAAAGGGTGTCGAGCAGGCTATTTGTATTATTGTGTTGCTGGCGACGCAAGAAAGCAGCGCGCCGCTTGCTTCAGATGAAATTAGCAAAAGGCTGGGCGTTTCACCATCTTATATGAAGAAAATAACGAGGAAATTAGTCGTTCAAGGAATTGCTGTTTCGGTACCTGGCAATAATGGCGGCGTTTCACTAGCAAAATCAGCAACGCATATTACAATGCTTGACGTTATTGAAGCAATGGAAGGTCCGATACAATTATACCCAGATACAGGGTTAATTCGTCTGGCTTTTAAAGATGGAGAGTACGCACAAAAAGGACAAGAAATTCTTAAAAATGTTTTTTCACAAGGAGATCGGTTATTGATTGAATATTTATCTAAAGTAACAGCTGCTGATCTTTTAAAAGAAGGATTAGGAACATCAAATTTGCCAACGTTAAACTGGAATAGAGAAACGTTAAGTGATGTATTGAAAAAAGAACAGGATGATTTAAAATGA
- a CDS encoding YhgE/Pip domain-containing protein — translation MKMFKQEWKQLFSKPLLLGTMVVMMFIPIIYSGFFLGSSWDPYGKTERLPVAVVNEDVPSEYEGKTLDVGSELVGNLKENDALDWQFTDAKKAEQGMEDGKYFMVLTIPENFSEHAASVMSDDPKPMDLQYETNPGRGFFIKSISKQATTTIKEEIAESVTKEYVKAVFEQIDTLGEGLGDAAEGAEQLDDGTVKLQKGNAELIAGLGTLSEGSLTFQEGAEQLEIGAGQFATGAADLNQGANLLNKGIISYTAGVGKLQSGVVGLAEGTAELNNNGPKLVEGSQKLEQGLNSLVPGAEQLSQGLTATEAGSAQLNNGLHELQTQTSELTGSSSGIQQLVLGQAALGEGLAKLANGSTTLQEGLGALNNQLPTPNQLNNLQQGLLAIQENVNQLNGAVSASSAQNASKLQANLAAAQQAVSEMQPTSSTATVAALEATATYSSLTAEQQAELSAAVTGSTQQQAAAQQGALETLEQSLAAVSANINEQIIPAFQSLGSMPEKVAELNSAVDQVNPAAQEALGGYSAVRNALNDQLIPGVKNLNAGAEQAAETSGQLLAGIEKTAESLPQLADAVDRLAEGSSSLNDGVSSLASGSIGLVEGASALQQGSIELEKGTTEYTAGVSKAAQGAGQLQEGTAELAANSAELNSGSSDLANGANQLAEGVPALSSGAGELAGGATDLHSGASKLEDGSGELGQGLTKLEEGTSELATSLSDGAEDVASKQVTDDNYEMIAAPATATESERSDVPNYGHALAPYILSLALFVGALSFNLVFPINAPAGRQTSGVGWWFSKFSLGFIQATAAALIVDAIMLFGFHLQVDHIGEFIAVSVITSLTYMFLIMFLGITFGNPGRFVAMIILVLQLGASGGTFPVELTNTFFQTVHDFVPMSYAILGFRESMSSAYGTHTFITSILVLVAFIVVFNLLLWLVLSLRSRKAYRLAEEN, via the coding sequence ATGAAAATGTTTAAACAGGAATGGAAGCAATTGTTTTCCAAACCACTTTTGTTAGGAACCATGGTTGTTATGATGTTTATCCCGATTATTTATAGTGGTTTTTTCTTAGGCTCGTCGTGGGACCCTTACGGAAAAACAGAACGCTTACCGGTAGCGGTCGTTAATGAAGATGTACCATCAGAATATGAGGGCAAGACACTTGATGTCGGTTCAGAGTTAGTTGGAAATTTAAAAGAGAATGATGCATTGGATTGGCAGTTTACCGATGCAAAAAAAGCAGAGCAAGGAATGGAGGATGGGAAATACTTTATGGTTTTGACCATTCCAGAAAATTTCTCGGAACATGCAGCATCTGTAATGAGTGATGATCCAAAACCGATGGATTTACAGTATGAAACCAATCCCGGTCGCGGATTTTTTATAAAATCAATAAGTAAGCAAGCGACTACGACGATTAAAGAGGAAATTGCAGAAAGTGTGACAAAAGAATACGTAAAAGCAGTATTTGAACAAATTGATACACTGGGCGAAGGTTTAGGAGATGCAGCAGAAGGTGCGGAACAACTTGATGATGGAACTGTCAAATTACAAAAAGGAAATGCAGAATTAATCGCAGGGCTTGGCACACTTTCAGAAGGAAGTTTAACTTTCCAGGAAGGCGCAGAGCAATTAGAAATTGGTGCCGGACAGTTTGCTACAGGAGCCGCAGATTTAAATCAAGGAGCGAACCTGTTGAATAAAGGGATTATTTCTTATACAGCAGGAGTAGGCAAGTTGCAAAGCGGTGTGGTTGGACTTGCCGAAGGAACTGCAGAGCTAAATAATAATGGTCCAAAACTTGTTGAAGGATCACAAAAGTTAGAGCAAGGTCTAAATTCTCTCGTTCCAGGAGCAGAACAACTGAGTCAAGGTCTGACAGCTACTGAAGCTGGTAGTGCACAGCTAAATAATGGCTTACATGAGCTTCAAACACAAACAAGCGAGTTAACAGGGAGTTCTTCTGGCATTCAACAGTTGGTATTAGGTCAAGCTGCGCTTGGTGAGGGTCTTGCTAAACTGGCTAATGGTAGTACCACTCTTCAAGAGGGGCTTGGTGCATTAAATAACCAACTTCCAACACCAAATCAACTCAACAATTTGCAACAAGGTTTATTAGCTATTCAAGAAAACGTTAACCAATTAAATGGTGCTGTTTCAGCCAGTAGTGCACAGAATGCATCAAAATTGCAGGCGAATCTAGCGGCGGCGCAACAAGCCGTTAGCGAAATGCAGCCAACTTCTTCAACTGCAACAGTGGCAGCTCTTGAAGCAACAGCTACTTATAGCAGTTTAACTGCGGAGCAACAAGCCGAATTATCAGCTGCAGTAACTGGAAGTACACAGCAACAAGCAGCAGCACAACAAGGTGCACTTGAAACGCTCGAGCAAAGTCTTGCAGCTGTATCAGCTAACATAAACGAGCAAATTATTCCCGCATTTCAATCACTCGGATCCATGCCTGAGAAAGTAGCAGAATTGAACAGTGCTGTAGATCAAGTAAATCCTGCAGCCCAAGAAGCTCTTGGTGGATATTCAGCCGTCCGAAATGCACTGAACGATCAACTTATTCCAGGTGTGAAGAATCTCAATGCGGGAGCAGAGCAAGCGGCCGAGACAAGTGGACAACTTCTTGCGGGAATTGAAAAAACAGCAGAAAGTCTACCTCAGCTTGCAGATGCAGTTGACCGGTTAGCAGAAGGAAGCTCTTCACTGAATGACGGTGTATCTTCTCTTGCTTCAGGCTCAATTGGACTTGTTGAAGGTGCGAGCGCGTTGCAACAAGGGTCTATAGAATTAGAAAAAGGAACAACTGAATACACAGCAGGAGTATCAAAAGCAGCACAAGGAGCAGGGCAGCTTCAAGAAGGAACGGCTGAACTTGCGGCTAACTCTGCAGAGCTGAATTCTGGTTCCAGTGATTTGGCAAATGGTGCAAATCAGCTAGCCGAGGGCGTACCAGCGCTTTCAAGTGGTGCAGGTGAACTTGCTGGTGGAGCAACTGATTTACATAGCGGAGCCAGCAAACTAGAAGACGGCTCTGGTGAATTAGGTCAAGGCCTTACAAAGCTAGAGGAAGGAACTTCTGAACTTGCTACAAGTTTATCTGATGGCGCAGAAGACGTAGCAAGTAAACAAGTAACAGATGATAATTACGAAATGATCGCTGCACCAGCAACAGCAACAGAAAGTGAACGGAGCGATGTACCGAACTACGGTCATGCATTAGCACCTTATATTTTGTCGCTTGCTCTTTTCGTCGGAGCTTTATCTTTCAATTTAGTATTCCCAATTAACGCGCCAGCTGGACGCCAGACTTCAGGAGTTGGCTGGTGGTTTAGTAAGTTTTCACTTGGTTTTATCCAAGCAACAGCAGCAGCACTCATTGTTGATGCAATTATGCTGTTCGGTTTCCATCTTCAAGTCGATCACATCGGAGAGTTTATTGCGGTCTCAGTCATCACTTCACTTACCTACATGTTCTTGATTATGTTCTTAGGTATTACTTTTGGAAATCCAGGACGATTTGTGGCAATGATTATTCTCGTTCTCCAATTGGGTGCAAGTGGTGGTACATTCCCTGTAGAATTAACAAATACATTTTTCCAGACGGTGCATGATTTTGTTCCCATGAGCTATGCCATCCTCGGATTCCGAGAATCGATGTCTTCGGCATATGGAACACATACTTTCATTACGAGTATTTTAGTGCTTGTCGCTTTTATTGTGGTCTTTAATCTGCTGTTATGGCTAGTACTTAGCTTGCGAAGTCGTAAAGCATATAGATTAGCAGAAGAAAATTAA